One genomic window of Nicotiana sylvestris chromosome 10, ASM39365v2, whole genome shotgun sequence includes the following:
- the LOC104212143 gene encoding uncharacterized protein isoform X2, whose protein sequence is MTSVGGSVAAPPPPLPPKESFVRRYKFLWPMILAVNLSVGAYLVLRTKRKDVGTDAGEVSDSPSNSVSSAAAITAAPPVLPAIVHEPISGEQQRELFKWILEEKRKLKPKDPEEKRRTDDEKAILKQFIRAKSIPSL, encoded by the exons atGACGTCAGTAGGAGGAAGTGTGGCGGCGCCTCCACCTCCGCTGCCGCCTAAGGAATCTTTTGTCCGGCGCTACAAGTTCCTTTGGCCTATGATCTTGGCTGTCAATTTGTCTGTTGGAG CTTATCTTGTCTTGAGGACCAAAAGGAAAGATGTGGGAACTGATGCAGGAGAAGTGTCTGATAGTCCTAGTAATTCAGTTTCATCAGCAGCTGCTATTACTGCAGCACCTCCTGTGCTGCCTGCTATTGTTCATGAACCAATTTCAGGAGAACAACAGCGTGAACTATTTAAGTGGATATtggaagaaaagagaaaacttaAGCCAAAAGATCCCGAGGAGAAAAGGCGCACTGATGATGAGAAAGCCATTCTCAAGCAGTTTATTCGAGCCAAGTCCATTCCAAGTTTGTAA
- the LOC104212143 gene encoding uncharacterized protein isoform X1, translated as MLLLMLLHLLHQLFLLMFHHQLHVPNLFRMFQKLRFLVEIILTASMLLLTKEKKLQLEAALWRTTTVRENQVTAYLVLRTKRKDVGTDAGEVSDSPSNSVSSAAAITAAPPVLPAIVHEPISGEQQRELFKWILEEKRKLKPKDPEEKRRTDDEKAILKQFIRAKSIPSL; from the exons ATGTTGCTGTTGATGCTACTGCACCTGCTGCACCAACTGTTTCTGTTGATGTTCCATCACCAATTACATGTGCCAAACCTTTTCCGGATGTTTCAAAAATTGAGGTTTTTGGTGGAGATAATTTTAACCGCAAGCATGCTGTTGttgacaaaggaaaagaaattgcaACTAGAAGCAGCCTTGTGGAGGACAACAACTGTCAGAGAAAATCAAGTAACAG CTTATCTTGTCTTGAGGACCAAAAGGAAAGATGTGGGAACTGATGCAGGAGAAGTGTCTGATAGTCCTAGTAATTCAGTTTCATCAGCAGCTGCTATTACTGCAGCACCTCCTGTGCTGCCTGCTATTGTTCATGAACCAATTTCAGGAGAACAACAGCGTGAACTATTTAAGTGGATATtggaagaaaagagaaaacttaAGCCAAAAGATCCCGAGGAGAAAAGGCGCACTGATGATGAGAAAGCCATTCTCAAGCAGTTTATTCGAGCCAAGTCCATTCCAAGTTTGTAA